Sequence from the Collinsella aerofaciens ATCC 25986 genome:
TACGGCATTCGCTATACCGGCGTGATGATCGAAAACTACGAGGACGCGGTCAACCAGACCGAGCCCACGCGCCAACCCGATACCACGCAGTTCCTCTATTTTGGCGGCATGCTGCTGCAGATGGGCGGAGAGCTGGGCTTTCACGGCTACAACCATCAACCGCTCGCGCTCTGGGACATCGACTACGGCACTTTGTACGACTACAAGACGTGGAAGAACAAAGAGACGCTCGTCGCTTCGCTCAACGAACTTATCGCGTTTCAGGACGAGGTCCTGCCCAACGCTCATGGCTCGGTTTACGTGCCGCCGTCGAATATCCTTTCGGCCCGCGCGCGCAAGCTCATCGGCACCGACGTTCCGCGCATTAAGACCATTGCCAGTACGTATTTTGAGGATGGCACCGACCTGCCGTACGTGCAGGAGTTTGGCGTGGCGAGCGATGGCATTGTGGAGCAGCCACGTATTGTTTCGGGCGGCATGGTCGACGATTCCTATATGCGCCTGGCAGCCGTGTCCGAGCTCAACATGCACTACGTGAGCACGCACTTTATGCACCCGGACGACCTGCTCGATCCCGATCGCGGCGCCAAGGATGGCTGGGAAGTCTACAAGGGCGGCCTGACCGACTACCTGGACTGGCTTACCAAGTCTGCGCCCGACCTGCGCCGCCAGACCGGCTCGGATTGCTCGGGCGCCATTCAGCGCTTTTCGTCGGTTACGGTGAGCTTGGATACCAGTGCGGATGCCTGGACGCTCAGCCTGGGCAATTTCCACGACGAGGCTTGGCTCATGTTCCGCGCCAACGACGGCGAGCCGGGCGCAGTCACGGGTGGCGAGATTACGCATCTGACGGGCGACCTGTACCTGATCAAGGCCACGGACAAGACGGTGACCATTGCGCGCAAGGAGGGTAGCGACAAATGAGAATCTGCTTGGTACTCGAGGGTTGCTACCCCTATGTACACGGCGGCGTATCCACCTGGATGCACGGCTACATTACGGCCATGCCCGAGCACGAGTTCGTGCTGTGGGTGATTGGCGCGCATGCTGCCGACCGCGGCAAGTTTGTCTACGAGCTGCCCGGCAACGTGGTCGAGGTGCACGAGGTGTTCCTGGACGATGCCCTGCGGCTTTCGGGCGAGCAGCACGAAGCCAGTTTTAACGACCGTGAGCGCGAGGCGCTACGCCGCCTGGTGTCGCTCTCCAATCCGGATTGGGACGTGCTGTTCGACATTTTCCAGCGCCGTCGCGTGCATCCGCTCTCGTTTTTGCAGAGCCGCACGTTTATGGATATCTTTCGCGACGTGTGCCTGGCCGAGTATCCCTACACGCCCTTTGCCGATGCATTCCACACCATGCGCTCCATGTTGCTGCCCGTGCTCTACCTGTTGGGCAGCGAGGTGCCGGTGGCAGATGTGTACCATGCCATCTCGACCGGCTACGGTGGCCTGCTCGCCTGCCTGGGCTCAAGCGTTCACCATGCGCCGGTGCTGCTGACCGAGCATGGCATCTATACCCGCGAGCGCGAGGAAGAGATCATTCGCGCCGATTGGGTGGTGCCGTCGTTTAAGGACCGCTGGATTCGCTTTTTCTACCTGCTTTCGGAGGAGATCTACCGCCGCGTCTTCCGCGTGACGAGTTTGTTCCATAACGCCCGCAAGACGCAGATTGATATGGGCTGCGATGCGGACAAATGCCTGGTCATCCCCAACGGCATTCAGTTCGACCGCTTTAAGGACATTCCCTTAAAGCCCGATGACGGCTGGGTGGACATTGGCGCGGTGGTGCGCCTGGCGCCCATCAAGGACGTCAAGACTATGATCTATGCCTTCTTTGAGCTGCACGAGCGACTGCCCAAGGTGCGCCTGCACATCATGGGCGGCGTGGACGACGAAGAGTACGGCGCCGAGTGCCACGCGCTGGTCGATACCCTGGGCGTGCGCGACCTGATCTTTACCGGTCGCGTCAACGTGGTCGAGTACATGGAAAAGCTCGACTTTACTATTTTAACGAGCATCTCCGAGGGCCAGCCGCTCAGCGTGCTGGAGTCGCTTGCCGCGCGCCGTCCCTGCGTGACGACCGAGGTGGGCTGCTGCCGTGAGCTGCTCGAAGGCGCTCCGGGTGACGACTTTGGCGTGGCGGGATTTGTGACGCCGCCCATGTATCGCAAGGGCTTGGCCGATGCCATGGAGCGCATGTGCGTGAGCCGCGCCCGTCGCATTGAGATGGGGGAGCGCGGGCAGCGTCGCGTTGCCACGTACTATTTGCACGAGCAGATGCTCGCCAACTATCGCGCGCTGTACGACGAGACGGCGTGTGCGTTTAACCTGCCCAGAGAGGGGGAGTAGCCGGTGGCCGGAATCGGTTTTGAGCTCAAGCGCCTGTTTAGGCGCAAGGGCCTGTTTGCCACGATGCGCGCTTACGGCTACGCCGGCATTGTGTGCACGGGCCCGATGCTGTTGGGCGTGCTGCTCCAGGTGGGCATCTTGGTGCTGTGTGGTCTGTGGGGCGTGGGCCGTGCCAACCAGGATCTGCTGGTGTGCATGGTGACCTACACGCTGCTGGCGTCGCTTACGCTCACGAGCTTTTTCTCCATGCCGGTCACACGCTTTTTGGCTGACATGCTCTTTGCCGAGCGCGAGGATGAGATCTTGCCTTCGTTTTGGGGATCTAATGCCATCATGCTCGTTGCTGGCACCGTGCTCTACGGCGCCTTTTTGCTGTTCTCGGGCGCCACACTGCTGCAGGGACTGCTGTGCCTGTGGCTGTTCAACATTATGATCGTCAACTGGAACGGCATGAGCTACCTCACCGCCATCAAGGATTACCGCGGTATCCTGTGCAGCTTTGCGGCTGCCATTGGCGTCGCGTGCCTATGCGCCCTGGCCGCGCTGGCACTGGGGCTGCCGCCGGTCGAGGGCCTGTTGGCATCAATTGCTCTGGGCTACGGCGTCATGCTTGCCTGGGACGTGGTTCTGCTATACCGGTATTTTCCTCAGAGCGACCGCAGCCCCTGGCTCTTTTTGCAGTGGCTCGATCAGTTTATGCCGCTGGCGCTCACGGGCCTGTTAACCAATCTGGGGCTCTTTGCGCACCTGGTGATTATTTGGGCCGGTCCCATTGGCGTGCAGGTCAAGGGCTTCTTTTATGGTGCGCCCTACTACGATGTGCCGGCGCTCATCGCGTTTTTGACCATCCTGGTCACGACCGTCAACTTTGTGGTCTCGGTCGAGGTCAACTTCTATCCGCGCTATCGCGACTACTACAGCCTGTTCAACGACGGCGGCGTGGTGGGCGACATTGTGGTGGCCGAGGAGGAGATGCTCTCCACGCTTAACAGCGAACTGCGCTTTTGTGCGCTCAAGCAGCTGTTTGTGACCGCGGCGGTCATTTCGCTCGAGACCACGGTGCTGTCGGCCCTACCGTTGGGCTTTAACAACCTGATGCACGGGTATTTTCGCGCGCTGTGCGTGGGCTATGGCCTGTATGCCGTGGGTAATACGGTGATGCTCATCTTGCTGTACTTTACCGACTATAAGGGGGCCGTGCTGGCTTCGGGCCTGTTTGCCGGTGTGGCCGGGCTGGCGACTGCTGTGTCGTTGCTTTTGCCGCAGCAGTTTTACGGCTTTGGCTTTTTGTTGGGTGCGGCGGTGTTTTTTATCGTGGCGCTGCTGCGGCTCGATACCTATACCGCTAACTTGCCGTATCGTATCCTGAGCCAGCAGCCCATTGTGGCGACCGACAAAACGGGTTGCTTTACACACCTGGGCCGCTTGCTCGACCGTGCCGAGCAGCGCTATGAGGAAGGTCGCCATAAGGGTGAGCCGCATGGTGCGTTTGAGCGCGCAGTAGTTCACGTGTATCGCAACCATTGGGGAGGTTCTGATGACCGATAGAATGATGTCCCGCCGTCGCCTGTTTGAGGCGGCTGCCGGTGCGCTGTTGCTTTCGGGCTGCTCGGTGCAGGAAGACTCCTCGACCAAAAAGGTCAAAAAGCAGGACAAGATTAAAAAGGCCGAGGCCTCCGATCAGTCCAAGCATCTTCGCGATAAAGATGAGCTGTACGAGGTCTACGACGACTCGGGTATTGTGACCATGTACCTGACGGTCTCACGCGGCAACAGCTCCGAGAACACCGACCACAGCTGGGCCGAGATCAACACGTACTCGGTGTATGACTATGCCGACATGGGCGTGACGCGCTATCAGGTTATGGGCCTGCTGCAGCTGGGCGACGAAGACGGCCCGGTGGCCGGCGAGGTTGGCTATGGCGAGGAAGCGCCCAATGCCACCGTGCAGGTGCGCGGTCAGACATCGAGCAACAACTCGCAAAAGAATTACAAGGTGGAGCTCAAAAAGGGCAAGGGTACCTGGCGCCAACAGCGCGCGATTGCGCTCAACAAGCACATGGGCGAGGGTATGCGTTTTCGCAACAAGATGGCCTACGACCTTATTCGCGGGATTCCCCAGATGATGGGCCTGCGCACGCAGTTTGTGCATCTGTGGGTGTGCGACCAGACCGAAAAGTCCAACGACACCTTTGAGGACTATGGCTTGTTTACGCAGGTGGAGCAGCTCAACAAGACGGCGCTTAAGGCACATGGCCTGGATAAGAACGGGCATCTGTACAAGGTGAACAGCTTCGATTTCCATCGCTGCGAGGACACCATTAAGCTTGCTGACGACCCCGACTACAACCAGGCAAACTTTGAGGGCATGCTCGAGATTAAGGGCGATTCGGACCACACCAAGCTCATCGAGATGCTCGATGCGCTCAACGACGAATCGCAAAAGATCGACGACGTGCTCGGCACCTACTTTGATACTGAGAATCTGGTCTATTGGCTGGCGTTTCAGATTCTGACGGGCAACTGCGATACGCAGAACCGTAACTGCTATCTGTACAGCTCGCTCAACTCAAATACCTGGTACTTTTTAGATTGGGACAACGACGGCATGCTGCGCAAGCTGGAGCTGTCTCTTACGGGGTTCTCGGACTATGCGAGCTGGGAGCGCGGCGCAAGCAACTACTGGGGCAACGTACTGTTCAATCGTGCGCTGCGCAGCAAATCGTTTCGCAGCGAGCTCGACCGCGCCGTCAAGGACCTGCGCTCGTATATGACCGAGGCACGCCTGAGCAAGATGATCAAGCACTACCGCGAGGTGACTGAATCCCTGGTCTTTGCTTCGCCCGATATCGACCATCTGCCTGTCACCAAGGACCAATACGAGCAGATCGCCGTGGCGATTCCCTCCGAGATCGAGGAGAACTACAAGAGCTTTCGCGAGAGTTTTAAAAAGCCCATGCCGTTCTACATCGGCGTGCCGCAGATCGATAACGGTAAGCTGCGCATTAACTGGGATGCGTCCTACGACTTTGAGGCGCGCGACATTCGCTACACCGTAGAGCTTGCGCGCGACTATGCCATAAGCGACGTGGTCTTTAAGGCCGAGGACGTGCTGCTTCCCGAGGTGACCTGCGATGCGCCCGATGCCGGCCAGTATTTTGTGCGCGTGCGTGCCACCAACTCCGACGGTTATAGGCAAGATGCGTTTGACTACTATGTGACTGACGACGGCAAGCACTACGGCATGAAGTGTTTTTACGTGCAAGACGGCGGTAAGGTCGTGGAGGACACGTATGAGGAGGGCTAGCGCGCTGCTTGAGCGCTTGGCGGCTCCGCCTGTACGTACCACGCAGGAGCGTTACCGCCACGAGCTCAAATATCTCATTAACGAGGGCGAGCACTCCGCGCTTGCCTGTCGCATGGCGCCGGTTTTTAAACTGGACAAGCATGCGCGGGCGGGTGGTTACACCATTCGCAGCCTGTATTTTGACGACTACTGCAACTCGGCCTACGAGGAAAAAGACGCCGGCATTCTCATGCGCAAAAAGTATCGCGTGCGCATCTATAACGGCAGCGACAAGGTGATTAAGCTTGAGCGCAAAAAGAAGTACGGCAGCTGGATCTACAAGGAGGACGCGCCGCTTACGCGCGGCGAGTTTGAGCAGATTCTGGCTGGCGACTACGACTTTTTGCTGAGGAGTCCTTATCCGCTCTGTCGCGAGTTCTACATCGAGTGCATCTGCAACATGATGCGCCCGCGGACCATCGTGGACTACGAGCGCGAGCCGTGGGTGATGGATGAGGGCACCGTGCGCATTACGTTTGACATGAACGTGCGTGCCGCGGTGGGAAGCTTCGATATCTTTGTCGCGACGCTGCCCGCGTTGCCGGTCCTGGAGCCCGGCAAGCTGGTGATGGAGGTCAAGTTTACGGAGTTTTGTCCGCAGCTGGTGCGCGATATGGTGCCGCCGGGCGCGGCCGAACTCACGGCGGTCTCTAAGTACTGCCTGTGTTATGACAAGACCGCCTACCTGCGCGGATTTAATTACTGGGAATCGGATTTTGAGAACCGAGGGGATATTTAGACCATGAGCACCAGGGACTTTTTTAAGAACTCCGTCTTGGAGGCGTTTGGCCAGGTCGACCCTGCCAAGATTGGCCTGTCGCTGCTCGTGGCGCTCGGCATGGGCATCCTGATCTATTACGTGTACAAGCGCTTTTTTTACCGGCGTGGTGTATTCGCGCAGCTTTGCCGTGACACTCGTGGGCATGTGCGTGCTTACCTGCATGGTCACGCTCGCGATCTCGACGAACGTGGTCATCTCGCTCGGTATGGTCGGTGCTCTGTCTATCGTCCGCTACCGTACAGCGGTCAAGGACCCGCTCGACCTGCTGTATCTGTTTTGGGCCATTACCACGGGCATTACGGCCGGTGCCGGCATGTATGCGCTCGTGGGGCTAACGGCCGTGGTCATCGTGGTGATGATCGCCGGCTTTGCGAGTCATCAGGACAAGGCGCGCGTGTACATGATGGTCATCCACTACACGGGCCAGACCACGGGCGACGATATCGTGCGCGCGTTTGGCCGCACCAAGTTTACGGTGAAGTCCAAGACCATGCGCGGCGACAAGGTCGAGATGACCGTCGAGGTGTTCTCGGACGGCGTTGACATGCCCTATGCGGACGCCATTCGCGCGCTCGATGGCGTGGAGGACCTGACGCTCATCCAGTACAACGGCGAGTACCACGGCTAACTTTGTTCCGGCGTTTTAACAAACGCCGGACCGCTCGACGCTGCGCGGGCATCTGCCGGGCTCTTATATTCCGGCGTTCTGCCGAACGCCGGACCGGTCGACGCTGCGCGGGCATCTGCCAGGCGATCTGCCGCTCAAACCGTCGCTCGCGTACATAAAGTACGCTTCGCTCCTCTTTCGCGGCACCTCGCCACGGCAGCTGCCCGCTCGCTGACGTTTGCTCGACCTGGATGGGCGAGTTGATTCATTGAGCGCGTTCGCGGGTATTATGGTGAAAGCGATTTCAATGACAGGGGTGCTCGTGGTAAAGATGAAAGATGTGGCCGAGCTTGCGGGCGTTTCGAGCGCCGCCGTCTCGCGCTACCTCAACGGTGGATATATCTCGGCGGACAAGGCCGAGCGCATTAAGCAGGCAATCGAGTTGACCGGATACGTGCGATCCAGCCAGGCTCGCGCGCTGCGCACCGGTTCCACCAAGCTCATCGGCGTCATCGTGCCTAAGATCAACTCGGAATCCGTGAGCCGCATTACCGCTGGCATTGGCCAGGTGCTCGGTCGCCGTGGCTACCAGATGCTGCTTGCCAACACCGACAATGCGCCCGATCGCGAGCTCGAATACCTCGATTTATTCCAAAACCATCCGGTTGATGGCATTGTGCTGGTGGCAACCATGATCACCGACGAGCACCGTCGGGCGATTGACTCGTGCCGCGTGCCCATTGTGCTGATCGGTCAGCATGTCGAGGGCGCGGCGTGTGTCTATCACGACGATTACGAGGCTGCCTTTGAGCTGGGCCGTGCGCTTGCGGGTCGCGTGGACGGCAAGATCGCCTACATTGGAGTTTCCGAAGAGGACCGCGCGGCCGGTTTCGACCGTCGTCGCGGTTTTGAGGCCGGCTTGCGCGCCGCGGGCGCGGTGCTTGATCCGAGCCTGATTCGCCAGGGGTCATTTACGCTCGACTCGGGCTATCGCGCTGCGCGCGAACTGCTCTCCGTCGATCCCGATGTTTCGTTTATCGCGTGCGCGACCGACACTATGGCGGCCGGCGCCCTGCGCGCTTTTGACGAGCTGCGCGGCGTGGGCGAGGGCGTGCGTCGCGTGAGCGGTTTTGGCGACAACGCGTTTTTGCGCGCGCTGACGGGCGGCATTCCCACCGTGCATTATGGCTACCTGACCAGTGGCGTTGAGGCGACCAATATGTTGCTCAACGCGCTCGATGGCGAGGAGGGGGAGAGCGGTCTCAAGACGCTCAAGCTCGGCCATCAGCTTATGAATGTCTAGGCCTTGGGCACGTCTGCCTGCCTCTGAGACCCCTGTTTTTGCTTCAAAACTACCTTTCGCCGGCTTTTTCCTACCGTTCACCCTACTATGAAAACGATTACAGTCATATCAAACTGAAAACGATTACAGTCATATCAAACTGAAAACGATTACAGTGTAAGTGTCAAAGATGGCCGGGTGCTGATGCGCCCGTTGGAGGAAAGGGAAGTCATGGACTACCGCAAATCAGCCCAAGAGGTGCTCGACAATGTTGGCGGCGCCGACAACGTTGTTTCGGCCGCACACTGCGCCACGCGTCTGCGCCTGGTGATTGCCGATAATTCCAAGGTTAACAAGGAGGCCATCGAGAATGTCGATGGCGCCAAGGGCGTCTTTGAGGCCCAGGGCCAGCTGCAGATTATTTTTGGCACCGGCACCGTCAACAAGGTCTACGAGGAGTTCATCGCGCTCAGTGGCGTCGAGGCTGCCACCAAGGCCGAGGTCAAGGAGGCCGCGGCGCAGCAGCAGAACATCTTTATGCGTGCCATTAAGGTGCTCGGCGACGTCTTTGTCCCCATCATCCCCGCCATCGTGGCTTCGGGCCTGCTGCTGGGCATTATGAGCGCCCTCAACTTCATGGCCTCCAACGGCTTTATCGCGCTCGACACCAATAACTTTATTTATAAGATCGCCGACTTGGTCTCGGGCACGTCCTTTGGCATTCTGCAGATCCTGATCGGTTACTCCGCCGCTAAGGCCTTTGGCGCCAACCCGTATCTGGGCGCTGTCGTCGGTGGTGCATTCATCAACTCCTCGCTGCAGAGCGCCTACACGGTTGCTTCCGAGGGCGTTCAGACCATGGTTACCGTTATTCCCGGTGTGTACAGCTTTGAGTGGGTCGGCTATCAGGGCCATGTGATCCCCATCGTTATCGCCTGCGCCATTCTGGCCTTCCTCGAGAAGCGCCTGCACAAGATCGTTCCCGAGATGTTCGACCTCTTTGTGACTCCGCTCGTCTCGGTGTTCGTGACCGTGCTCGTGACGCTCGTTGCCGTCGGCCCCATCTTTGTCTGGGCCGAGAACGCCATCCTCGGTCTGATCCAGGCCCTGCTGACCCTGCCCTTCGGCATCGGTTCCTTTATCGTCGGCCTGTTCTATGCCCCCACGGTCGTTACCGGTATCCACCAGATGTACACCGCCATCGACCTGGGTCAGCTTGCCCAGTACGGTGTGACCTATTGGCTGCCCATCGCCAGTGCCGCCAACATCGCCCAGGGTGGCGCCGCACTCGCCGTTGCCTTTAAGACCCGCGATGCCAAGATCAAGGGCCTGGCGCTTCCTTCGGCCCTGTCCGCCTTCATGGGTATTACCGAGCCTGCCATCTTTGGTGTGAACCTGCGCTTCTTTAAGCCCTTCATCGCCGGCTGCATCGGCGGCGGTTGCGGTGCCCTGGTCTGCGCACTCACCTCGCTTGCTGCTTCCGGCACCGGCGTTACCGGCATCTTCGGTATCCTGCTGTGCCTGGCCCAGCCCGTGCAGTACGCGATCATGTTTGCGGTCGCCGCGCTGGTTTCCTTTGCCGTCTCGTTTGTCCTGTACAAGGACGAGCCCAAGGCTTCCGAGCAGGCCTAAGAGCTTTTGATTGAGGGGCGCCCGCGGGTTGTATGCTCGCGGGCGTTTCCAGCATCGGGCGCCGATCTCTGGTGCCTTGTAACTTTCGATCTGTTAGGACTTTGATATGTCTAATGCACTTGGTCGCGATCTTGCAAAGCTGGTTGCCGCTGTTGACGCCGCCGCCACTGAGTGCGGTCATGGCGCGTATGGCCAGCGCTTCCATATTATGCCGCCGGCGGGTTGGCTCAACGACCCCAACGGTCTTTGCCAAGCGGGCGGCGTGTTCCACGCTTATTTTCAATATGCGCCGTTTGATGTCGAGGGCGGCGTTAAGGCCTGGGGTCATGCCACAAGCCGCGACCTTATGAACTGGGAATATGTTGGCGCCCCGCTGTTGCCCGACGAGCCGTTTGATTGCCATGGCGTGTATTCGGGCTCCGCGCTTGCCGAGGACGGCCGCATTCGCGTACTGTACACAGGCAACGTTAAACTCTCCGATGCAGACGGCACGTACGACTACGTCAATACCGGCCGCCGCGCCGATACTGTTTATGTCGAGAGCGTTGATGGCCTTGCCGGTCGGGAGTTCAGCCAAAAGCGTGTGGTGCTGGCGTCCGAGGATTATCCCGAGGATTTGACCTGCCATGTGCGCGATCCCAAGGTGTGGCGCGATGATAATGGGCGTTACCACATGGTGCTGGGCGCGCGTCGTCGCGTGGATGGGCCGCATGTCGATAGTCGATTTTGCGCCATGCACGGCGAGGGTGCCGGGCGCGATGTGGGCGAGATCCTGGTGTATGGCTCGGCCGATATGCTGAGTTGGGAGCTCGAGAGCCGCGTGTCTACCCCCGAGCGCTTTGGCTTTATGTGGGAGTGCCCGGGGTATCTGGAGCTTGAGGCGGATGGCGGCGTGCCGGCAAGGTTTCTGTCTTTCTCTCCCCAGGGGCTCGAGGGCGACCGTTGGGACCGCGGCAATGTGTATGCAGCGGGCTACATGCCCGTTACGGGTAACATTACGGGTGGCAAGGACGCTTATGAGCTGGGCGAGTTCCGCCTGTGGGACGCCGGCTTTGACTTCTATGCTCCGCAGGAGTTCACGGCCGAGGACGGTCGCCACATTCTGATCGGCTGGATGGGCATGCCCGATGAGCCGACCTATGGCAACGCGCCCACCGTGGCGTGCGGCTGGCAGCACTGTATGACGGTGCCGCGTGAGCTTACAGCCGGTGCTGGCGGCGTGGTGCTGCAACAGCCGGCGCGCGAGATCGAGCGCCATTATGCCTCGGTGCGTGTGGGGGCGGGCTCGTTGGAGGTCGCCGGCGACGCCTGCTTTGACGTTGTTGTCGACGGTGTCGACGGCGCGTTCACCGCGACCGTTGACGGCGAGCTGAAGCTGGCGTTTGTGCCCGCCGAGGGCGAACTGCCCTCGCGCTTTGAGATGCGATTTACCGATGAGGGTCGCGCTTCTGCCGGCTGCGGTCGTACCGTGCGCTGGGAGCCCGTCGACGAGGTTCGTAACGTGCGCATTGTTGGCGATGTCTCGTCGGTCGAGGTGTTTGTGAATGATGGCGCGCTCGTGTTCTCGACGCGCATCTATCCTGAGGCCTATGGCGTGACCGTTGACGCTCTGGGCGCGAATGTGACCTACCACGCGCTCAACATCTAGGCGATTCGTCGCATATCGGCGCTATACTGCAGCCGTAGCCCACGATGCGGGTAACATCCGCATCGTGGGTTTTTGTTTTGGAGGGAAGGTGCCGTATGGGCGTACAGCAGTTAGAAGAGGCCTGGGCTGCAAGGGCCGGCGCGCGTGAGGCGCGGTTGCTTGCGGCCTCGCATGTTCCGGCGGCGCTGTCTCTGTTGGGGATTGTGCGTCCCGGTGACCGCCTGGTGGCCTTTGCGGACGACTTTGCCGATGCGTTTGCGAGCGGCTTTGATTGCTGCGATGTCGCGCTGGTGGGCTCGCCGTCCGCCGAGGCGTTTGCCGCTGCGTCCGAGGGCATTGATGCTTTGTTTGATGCCGAGGGTCCGCACCTGTGGTGGTTCGTCAACTCCATCGGCGGGTTTGGTCTGCGTGTGCCCGATCTGCGCGCTCTGGGCCGCGCTGCTCGTGAGGCCCATGCGCTGTTTGTGGTGGATAACACGGTGGCGTCGGCTTTTGGCTGCGATCCGCTGCGTTTGGGTGCCGTGCTGTCGCTCGAGGCGCTCGACCGCGTGTGCGCCGGCAAGGCTCCGCGCAAGTTGGTTGCCGTATCGGTCGCGCGCTCGCAGCTCAAGCGCCATCGCGTGGATGCTGCGGCTGAGTGCGCACATGCCCTGCTTGATGGCCGTGGCTTGGCCAAGCTTGATTTGCCTGCTGACGAGGCCGGTGTGCTGGAGCGCGGGCTGGACTCGCTCGATGTCCGCATGCAGGCACACTTCGACCGCGCCCGTGCACTGGCCGAGTATTTGGTCGCCAATGAGATGGTGCGCGACGTGCGCTATCCCGGGCTGAGCTCGCATCCCGACCATGCCATCGCGACAGGAATCCTCGAGCACGGCTTTGGTCCGGCAGTTGAGTTTGATCTTATCGAGCGCAGTGCGGGTGATCTCTTCGATGCTTTGCCGGGGGAGTTTCGTACATTGCCCGCCGGCGGCGCAACGACGCGCCTTTCGGCTCCACACGGCAAGCAGGGGAGCACCATCCGCCTCTTCGCCGGAAGCGATGACCCCTTGATCGTGGCCGCCACCCTAGATAATGCCCTCCGCAAGTAGCTAAATCATCCTCGACTCCATAAGTTGCGGTGAAATAGGGATTGATTTACGGCTTTAACCGCATAAACAGTCCCTATTTCACCGCAACTTATGAGAAGGGGTTGTGTGGCTATAAGGCCCCGTCCCAAATTAGCTACTTTTTAATACTTGCGATGAGGTCGTTTGCTTTGGTGGCAATGACGTTGTTGATGTCGGCCTGCAGCTCCTCGTAGACCGCTATGGCTCGCTCGCCGGCGGGGGTCAGGGTGGACCCGCGGGCGCCGTCGCGCTCGATGAGCTTGCAGCCCAGCTGTCCTTCTGCCTCGTTCACAATGCGCCAGGCCTTGGAATACGCCATGCCCATGCTCTTGGCGGCGCGGTTGAGCGAGTGCTCGCGGGCGATACCCTGCAGCAGCAAGACGCAGCCGTGGCCGAACACGCCCGGCAGATCTTTGTCGCACGACTGAATGACCAGTTTTGCCGTCGTCTTGTACTCCATGCGCTCCACGTCTCTCCGCTAAAGTGTTTGCTGGGTAAACGCAAAGCCTGCGTCAAACCCTCGTGTGCTCTTCTTAAATCATGCATTGTAGCAGTCAAAGTGCGTTAAGATACTTCCCCAGTATTGGGCGCCCAAGGTTGGGCTGGGTCCTACGAGGCCTGCAGCCGACCGGTCGCATGGAAAAAGGAGA
This genomic interval carries:
- a CDS encoding polyphosphate polymerase domain-containing protein; protein product: MRRASALLERLAAPPVRTTQERYRHELKYLINEGEHSALACRMAPVFKLDKHARAGGYTIRSLYFDDYCNSAYEEKDAGILMRKKYRVRIYNGSDKVIKLERKKKYGSWIYKEDAPLTRGEFEQILAGDYDFLLRSPYPLCREFYIECICNMMRPRTIVDYEREPWVMDEGTVRITFDMNVRAAVGSFDIFVATLPALPVLEPGKLVMEVKFTEFCPQLVRDMVPPGAAELTAVSKYCLCYDKTAYLRGFNYWESDFENRGDI
- a CDS encoding DUF4956 domain-containing protein, whose translation is MVYSRSFAVTLVGMCVLTCMVTLAISTNVVISLGMVGALSIVRYRTAVKDPLDLLYLFWAITTGITAGAGMYALVGLTAVVIVVMIAGFASHQDKARVYMMVIHYTGQTTGDDIVRAFGRTKFTVKSKTMRGDKVEMTVEVFSDGVDMPYADAIRALDGVEDLTLIQYNGEYHG
- the pelF gene encoding GT4 family glycosyltransferase PelF, whose amino-acid sequence is MRICLVLEGCYPYVHGGVSTWMHGYITAMPEHEFVLWVIGAHAADRGKFVYELPGNVVEVHEVFLDDALRLSGEQHEASFNDREREALRRLVSLSNPDWDVLFDIFQRRRVHPLSFLQSRTFMDIFRDVCLAEYPYTPFADAFHTMRSMLLPVLYLLGSEVPVADVYHAISTGYGGLLACLGSSVHHAPVLLTEHGIYTREREEEIIRADWVVPSFKDRWIRFFYLLSEEIYRRVFRVTSLFHNARKTQIDMGCDADKCLVIPNGIQFDRFKDIPLKPDDGWVDIGAVVRLAPIKDVKTMIYAFFELHERLPKVRLHIMGGVDDEEYGAECHALVDTLGVRDLIFTGRVNVVEYMEKLDFTILTSISEGQPLSVLESLAARRPCVTTEVGCCRELLEGAPGDDFGVAGFVTPPMYRKGLADAMERMCVSRARRIEMGERGQRRVATYYLHEQMLANYRALYDETACAFNLPREGE
- a CDS encoding CotH kinase family protein, with translation MTDRMMSRRRLFEAAAGALLLSGCSVQEDSSTKKVKKQDKIKKAEASDQSKHLRDKDELYEVYDDSGIVTMYLTVSRGNSSENTDHSWAEINTYSVYDYADMGVTRYQVMGLLQLGDEDGPVAGEVGYGEEAPNATVQVRGQTSSNNSQKNYKVELKKGKGTWRQQRAIALNKHMGEGMRFRNKMAYDLIRGIPQMMGLRTQFVHLWVCDQTEKSNDTFEDYGLFTQVEQLNKTALKAHGLDKNGHLYKVNSFDFHRCEDTIKLADDPDYNQANFEGMLEIKGDSDHTKLIEMLDALNDESQKIDDVLGTYFDTENLVYWLAFQILTGNCDTQNRNCYLYSSLNSNTWYFLDWDNDGMLRKLELSLTGFSDYASWERGASNYWGNVLFNRALRSKSFRSELDRAVKDLRSYMTEARLSKMIKHYREVTESLVFASPDIDHLPVTKDQYEQIAVAIPSEIEENYKSFRESFKKPMPFYIGVPQIDNGKLRINWDASYDFEARDIRYTVELARDYAISDVVFKAEDVLLPEVTCDAPDAGQYFVRVRATNSDGYRQDAFDYYVTDDGKHYGMKCFYVQDGGKVVEDTYEEG
- the pelG gene encoding exopolysaccharide Pel transporter PelG; this encodes MAGIGFELKRLFRRKGLFATMRAYGYAGIVCTGPMLLGVLLQVGILVLCGLWGVGRANQDLLVCMVTYTLLASLTLTSFFSMPVTRFLADMLFAEREDEILPSFWGSNAIMLVAGTVLYGAFLLFSGATLLQGLLCLWLFNIMIVNWNGMSYLTAIKDYRGILCSFAAAIGVACLCALAALALGLPPVEGLLASIALGYGVMLAWDVVLLYRYFPQSDRSPWLFLQWLDQFMPLALTGLLTNLGLFAHLVIIWAGPIGVQVKGFFYGAPYYDVPALIAFLTILVTTVNFVVSVEVNFYPRYRDYYSLFNDGGVVGDIVVAEEEMLSTLNSELRFCALKQLFVTAAVISLETTVLSALPLGFNNLMHGYFRALCVGYGLYAVGNTVMLILLYFTDYKGAVLASGLFAGVAGLATAVSLLLPQQFYGFGFLLGAAVFFIVALLRLDTYTANLPYRILSQQPIVATDKTGCFTHLGRLLDRAEQRYEEGRHKGEPHGAFERAVVHVYRNHWGGSDDR
- a CDS encoding LacI family DNA-binding transcriptional regulator yields the protein MKDVAELAGVSSAAVSRYLNGGYISADKAERIKQAIELTGYVRSSQARALRTGSTKLIGVIVPKINSESVSRITAGIGQVLGRRGYQMLLANTDNAPDRELEYLDLFQNHPVDGIVLVATMITDEHRRAIDSCRVPIVLIGQHVEGAACVYHDDYEAAFELGRALAGRVDGKIAYIGVSEEDRAAGFDRRRGFEAGLRAAGAVLDPSLIRQGSFTLDSGYRAARELLSVDPDVSFIACATDTMAAGALRAFDELRGVGEGVRRVSGFGDNAFLRALTGGIPTVHYGYLTSGVEATNMLLNALDGEEGESGLKTLKLGHQLMNV